From Etheostoma cragini isolate CJK2018 chromosome 3, CSU_Ecrag_1.0, whole genome shotgun sequence:
atggtacTCCTTAAAATAAGGGGGTTATAAGTATGGAGagccctatgttaaattcccatagagaaaggcagatttttattattaaaggccaatTATATGATGGATACAGGATACTACGCATGgagggttattttaattccaaaggccaagggaactttatcaggatgcattgtATCCTAAACCATACTCTATACCAGGGGTCAGCCAACCAGCGGCAAATGTTCCAACCATTGGCACACTAGTGCGCATGCAAGAGagtgttttataaatgtttcaATCTGCATGCTAATCAACCTCTTTCACAGCCATTGGCAGTAGTTTAAATGATCTATCCCCTTCCAAATTCGGCAAATACacgccctactctgcctctgattggctactACCCGTTGCCTTCCTCATAGAATGTGacgcaaaggaaaaaaaataacatcgCTTAAGTGGGGTCGGTTAATGATTGCAGGCTTGATTAACAAGAACGTTTTAAGAATGGCACTTCTAAACAAAAAGAGATTGCCGAACCCTTTGCTACACATtatgcattcattttgaatttgccTTAGAACAtaactattaatttaaagtgGAGGGTGATGTGACATGTGAATGGGGTTAGGCCTAAAGGATTgggagaaaaatatgaatcagtatttttttgcttagaattgatattaCGATTCTCTGCTACGATTTTTTTGagcatgacaaaacaaaactaattggcagtaccaaacatagattttttttttgccactttttgcACATTGCTCATCGCCACAGGCCTGTACACATAGAgacttcaatgaagagaagggagattttatacagtctgtttcaAACAGGGTGAAACGAGATTGCGATTTCATAACggttaatcgtgcaggcctaaatGGGACTATTTTCACCTTCCAAATACCTTCCTCAGACACAATTTGCTCCTGCCAGATGCAACCTTTTTCCTCCAGTCATGTAATGGCAAATCAACACCTCAGAAGGACAGATGTGTCCTTCTGAGGTGTTGATTTGCCATAACATGGACGTTATGGATGTTATGGACTTGCTATAACAAGACTAGAATACATTCAAAATGTCAGAGTCTGCATTAATAGATGACCTCACCACCCACAATTTGCCACATACTACCCTAATGGGGATCCATTTGCCCATAACTACGTTAAGATGAAATTAACCTCAATCACCATCTGCAGATGTCCAGCAGATGTTTATACCAAATCTCAGTCAATCACTTCTtaacagaggagaaaagaacaagaaagacATGTGTTCCCTCTTAAACATTTGTCTTGCACGCTTACTAGATAAAAGTAacatattgtgtttttacaacTCTTGTGATTGGATGTTAGCTAAGTTGTGCTAACACATAATTTAGACAGCATGATCTATTGGTTTGCTGCATATATGCATTCTTTTATCAGTGTCTTGCCTCTCTCTTTCGGTCCAATAGGATGAAGAATGTTGAAGCATGTTTTTTCCATCCCTAAGTGTTGCCCTTTGGTCCAGGCATTTCCAAAATGTCTGCTGGTACTCCCTTACTCGTGTGAAATGTATATTAAACAAAAGCTAAAGTATGGTCAGACATGGGGCATACctgatgggggaggggggggggttgtctgTTGTGTCTCATTAGCAACTGAAAAtccttttaaatgtgtttgttcagGGTCCTCAGTTGGAGGGTTTCCTGAAGGATGGTTTTAGAGACTTAAATAAGGTTCTTCATGTCAGgttgttaaacaaaaaatgtatatcttgTCTGAAATATGGATACTCCAACATGGACAAGATGCCACAGcaaagtaataaaacaaaatgatccAGTGGTGATAGCAATTTGTCAGCAGTTTTTTCACTTGCACTTGTAAGTTGTTTATTTAAAGATATAATATGTTAGATATTTCTACGACTAGATCTTATAAAATGCAGCGAGCATGATGACTGAAATTTTAAATACAGCCTTTAGCGTCTTGAATAAtcttatgtgtatgtataatttCTTTTTCGTGTAGTATTTGCAGTTTGTGCATAATTGCCTTTGGTGTGATTCGTCCATACTCTTCTGAATGGATCGCTGAAAAAAAGGGGTTAAAAAAAGGGCAGGTTCATTTTAATTAAcatgtgtttctttgtctcGCCCTTTCTTTCAGTTTGTTGCTCAACCCAATTGTCAGCAGCTGCTGGCGTCTCGGTGGTATGATGAGTTTCCAGGCTGGAGGAGGCGTCACTGGGCAGGAAAACTCATCACATGTATCTTCATTGGCCTCCTCTTCCCACTGCTATCCATCTTATACCTGATCTCTCCAAAGAGCCGCTATGGCTTATTCATCCGCAAGCCCTTCATCAAGTTCATCTGTCACACTTCTTCCTACCTGaccttcctcttcctgctcttcTTGGCCTCACAGCACATAGCCGCGGCACACCCGGAACATCAAGGCCCAAAACCCACCACCGTGGAATGGATGATCCTGCCCTGGGTGCTTGGTAACaacaaacataacacacacacttttaacagACTGCTGTTATCATGCACAGTTGTACATGTGTACACTGTAGTcacacacacttggaaaaaGTTCAACCACGGTGCTTACCATTGCCATACTGTACTTTCTTCACACTGGTTGGTTGTCACATGTTTCTCTTTCCTCCAGAACTTTACTTGAATGACGGTGCAACAATGACAAATCctctttgttgtttgttcatCTCTCACAGGTTTTATATGGACTGAGATCAAGCAGATGTGGGATAGTGGTTTCCAAGACTACCTAGATGACTGGTGGAACTTAATGGACTTCATAATGAACTCTTTGTATCTTGCAACAATTTCTCTGAAAATTGTTGCCTTTGCAAAGGTACTATATGTCCTACACTGTAAGATATTTGACAGCcaaatgttcaaaaatatttatatctttacatttttacctaactaaaaaacatatatttaatcCCCCTTTCCTGTGTTTTGCAGTAGTCAACTTGTGATCTGGGAAACTTAGAACTTTGCTGGATTCTATTTTAATGGTAGTCTATGTATTCCTCATTTtattctctttcctttttttacagtacagtggGCACAAACCCAGAGACAGCTGGGAAATGTGGCACCCGACTTTGGTTGCAGAGGCATTGTTTGCCATCGCCAACATCTTCAGCTCCTTGCGCCTCATCTGCCTTTTCACTGCCAACTCCCATCTGGGCCCCTTACAGATCTCACTGGGCCGCATGCTCCTGGACATCCTCAAGTTTCTCTTCATCTACTGTCTGGTGCTCCTAGCCTTTGCCAATGGCCTAAACCAGCTGTACTTCTATTATGAAACCGAGGATGTTAAGTGCAAGGGGATTCGCtgtgaaaagcaaaacaacGCCTTCTCAACGCAAGTGGAAGTTCTTAAATAAATTGTCCCTGACAAATCTGCATTGTTaaaaattaatgttttgtttttccaagcGCATTTCGAGATGTATTGTTGTTTGCTTTTCAGGCTGTTCGAGACACTACAGTCATTATTTTGGTCTATATTTGGCCTGATTTCCCTCTATGTGACCAATGTGGAACCGGGACATGAATTTACTGAGTTTGTGGGCTCTACCATGTTTGGCACGTACAATGTCATCTCCCTGGTAGTGCTTCTGAACATGCTTATTGCAATGATGAACAACTCCTACCAGCACATTGCTGTGAGTGCTAAAGCTTAcctattttacagttttatcacACTAATAAATCTTGTATTTCTTTGCAAACCCTTTTGATCAACTGCTCTTATTTCTACTTTTCAGGATCATGCAGACATAGAATGGAAATTTGCAAGAACAAAATTATGGATGAGCTATTTTGAAGAAGGGGGAACTTTGCCATCTCCATTCAATATAATACCAAGTCCAAAgtcagtttattatttatttggatGGATAAAGACGCTGTTGTTTAAGAGAACAAGCATAATAAGGCTCGAAACCTTCGAAAGTTTGGGGGTGAGGAGTTTCCAGAGATTTGCTCTTATCTGTTACCACTGCTCCATTGCATCCATGTTCTATACTTTGGTGTTAGAACTAATTTGGATTACATGTTCTTTTTAGGGATTGGTCATTCAGTTAAGAGTTAATCATCCTAAGCATGCAAATAATGTGTTCCTTTGTTCttagacctttttttcttcctttaattGTAGAGACGCGCAGCCGAAAATGTAAGAGTAAACCACGTGTATCAggtaataccttttttttttatgtgtaaagtTTTGTTGTATCATTATTGACTTGTCATTGGCCCAATACCAAAGTGTGCCCTAAGGACTAAAAACTCACAGACtgattgatctcaggtgctaagtgagtgagtgtgtgaggccacatgggctcagatagatataaatgggattgggacagcaacCTCATGagatcacatgttaccttggcgacgtttaataacaaagatgttgctaACACTTGCCGGTTttggtattttcattttaagtttgttgctttccacacggccAAAGCCCAGGAGACGGCTGGTTCCAAATTCTTTCAAACGCTTGTtctacaagctggacaacaggtccgCTCCGCTCCATGGGCGTGTGGCGTGCTGTTGTTTATCTTTGTAATTCCCGGATTTCCCTTTGGTCTCTGCGGTAAACATCAACAAACGCTTTGCCCCAAGCCCTTACGAATTTCCCGAGAAGGCACACCAAATTCCACTTCCACCAAAGTCTGTGAGTCGTAAATTTGGGATTGGGCCATGgtcatttttgataaaaaactaaacaattatgtttattttttaggaaGTTTTGAGGAACCTTGTTAAGCGATATGTGGCCGCAATGATCAGAGATGCTAAGACAGAGGAAGGCCTGACAGAAGACAATTTCAAGGTAGCATGCAGTCCGTGAGCCAAGTTTTCTTGCTGTGTTATCTCTGCTGTTGTTTAATCTCTGGTTCTCAACAATTGACAGGAGCTAAAGCAAGATATCTCCAGCTTCCGCTATGAAGTCCTGGGAATGATGAAGGGGAACCCTCAAGGTGGTAACGTTGCAAGCTCCACCTTGGCATACCCTGGAAACTCATTCAAATATTCTCCTAAATTCCCTATTGATGAGCCTCAACAGACACTAAACGTGTTTGATTTGACCGTCCCAACCCTGCCCATCACCAGGTCTGGATCCCTCCAGAGACACAGCAGGCTCCCTTCTCAGAAATGTGATGAAATATACTCATTGTCAGAGGAAGATACGGTGGGATCTAGTGGACGAAACCCAAACCTACTTCATACTGAGAAAGTAATTGTGGAAGTCTTACAGAAAGTGGAGAAAGGACTTTCAGGAGATTGAACATCTCCTGAAATTGCAATGAACACACTGAGGAAGTAAAAAATGGGccaaagaaatagaaaaacgAATGGTTATCTGCTAGTGAGAAATGTTAAtgaaactttcttttattttattttatttaattctcTGTACACACAACTACATTCATCTTCAGTTAATAATCTGGTTTTCtatcatatatacagtacaatcgTATATAATATGTTATCTCACATTATATTACATGCATTCACATCTGATTGATGGAAGTTAGAAGAACAATACTGAGTGAGGATTGACCTCAGTAAGTGTTAACTTGATGCTCAGGGAATTGTGATGCAAGTTTATAATTCACATTTTATCTTTACAATTAATTCCAAAAAGGCCTCACACGCTGCTGCCTTTCCTATCCTCTTGCACAATGAACTATCCTCTCGCTGTGATATGCAAAAGTATCTTAAATCCCTATCTATAATAAATATATCCTCATATGCTGACAGTTTACTGTCCCTTTTGCTAAAACGAGTTATACAATAAGAAATAATCAAGCACATCATAACATAAAGACAAGTTTGGAGTTATATAACACCGGAACAAATtctattttgaatttggacATATCTTGTCAATTGAGCAATGTAGCAGCTGGCTAATTCAAAGCTTTGGGTCAGCCCTTTAACTCCATAACCTTCCTAACCTGTTTGTTGAGAGggaatgtttgacttttttaattctgtTGCTGGAACAGAAGAGGCACGCTATGCAATCTAGGCGTGATTTGTTGCAAGATTTATTTCTCAACCAAATGTttcatatactatgacttgcaGACATACTCTTGTGATCTATGCGTTTTTGTGCAATGCTGTAACAttgtttcttacttttttggAGTCATTTACAACCCATGTAGCTCTTTCAACTTGTTATgctcttttatttcaaaatatgcatattaaagaaaacaactgaAATATGTTAAATTGGCCTCAAATCATTCTTCCGATTGGTTTTTCTGCTGAAATTTCTTGTTTAATGGAGAAAAGATTTCAGTAAATAGTTTCttacttgtttttatatatatatatatacacactcacacacacacacacacacacacacacacacacacacacacacacatctctgtgACATAGTGCACTAGATGCACAGAGTTTACATGGACATCAGTTTCTCTTCTACTTTGCATTCTCCACGGTCCAGTGCACTCCTGTTGGCAGAATAAATGCTCATTttgaacattattaaaaaaactgactcTCCCTTAGGTGAACTGTAAATTAATTGTTACATCTGGAGCTTTTCTCATCAACAGCGGGATTGCAGTACTTCATAAAATAATTCCAACCATCTCTTGCAACTTATAGAATGCAACAATAGAATGCAACTACAGTAATTGAGTATTCATTAGTCTAAGACATGTTGTAAAGTACAATATTATTGTAGTCCATTCTATGCTGCTTTATACAGCCTCCAGTTCATTTCACATGAGTTCATAAACAAGGTCATTTATGAGTTTGGCCactattaaaaatgtaacactcAGTTACCATTGATCGTGTTTGTTAAAGCTCTCCCTGTCATGATTTGGTGATTATATGGTTAGAAGAATAATCAGCTTGTGTTCATTTGTTACAACTTATCAAGCGCCCTCTAGTGAagtgtccatccatccatcttcgtccgcaaATCTGCTATCGGGCtctgggggcagcagctccagcaggggaccccaaacttccctttcacaagccacatcaaccagctccaactgggggatgcTGAGGCGTTCCCAAgtcaggttggagatataatccctctacctagtcctgggtcttccccgaggcctcctcccagctggacatgcctggaacacctccctagggaggcacccaggaggcatccttaccagatgcccgaaccacctcaacttgCTCATTTAGacacgaaggagcagcggctctactccaagctcctcacggatgactgagaTTCTCACCctagggagacgccagcccccctacTAAGGAAATCCATTTCggccacttgtaccctggatctc
This genomic window contains:
- the trpc4b gene encoding short transient receptor potential channel 4b, coding for MSQLYYRKADNSSYRDRIPLRIVRAESELSALEKAYLGAVDKGDFASVKQALVEAEIYFRININCIDPLGRTALLIAIDNENLEIIDLLLSFNVYVGDALLHAIRKGVVGAVELLLNHKKPRGEKQVPPILLDRQFSDFTPDITPIILAAHTNNYEIIKLLVQRGVSVPQPHAVRCNCVECVSSSDVDSLRHSRSRLNIYKALASPSLIALSSEDPFLTAFQLSWELKELSRVENEFKSEYEELSHMCKQFAKDLLDQTRSSKELEIILNYRDDMNPLLDETTNDLARLKLAIKFCQKEFVAQPNCQQLLASRWYDEFPGWRRRHWAGKLITCIFIGLLFPLLSILYLISPKSRYGLFIRKPFIKFICHTSSYLTFLFLLFLASQHIAAAHPEHQGPKPTTVEWMILPWVLGFIWTEIKQMWDSGFQDYLDDWWNLMDFIMNSLYLATISLKIVAFAKYSGHKPRDSWEMWHPTLVAEALFAIANIFSSLRLICLFTANSHLGPLQISLGRMLLDILKFLFIYCLVLLAFANGLNQLYFYYETEDVKCKGIRCEKQNNAFSTLFETLQSLFWSIFGLISLYVTNVEPGHEFTEFVGSTMFGTYNVISLVVLLNMLIAMMNNSYQHIADHADIEWKFARTKLWMSYFEEGGTLPSPFNIIPSPKSVYYLFGWIKTLLFKRTSIIRLETFESLGRRAAENVRVNHVYQEVLRNLVKRYVAAMIRDAKTEEGLTEDNFKELKQDISSFRYEVLGMMKGNPQGGNVASSTLAYPGNSFKYSPKFPIDEPQQTLNVFDLTVPTLPITRSGSLQRHSRLPSQKCDEIYSLSEEDTVGSSGRNPNLLHTEKVIVEVLQKVEKGLSGD